GGGGCCGCCGGGCTCTCCACGCTCGGCGACGCCCTGCGCGCCGAACTCCCGGGTGCGCTGCGCCAGGAGTTCGGTGTCCGGACGCTCGCGCTCGTCGCCGACGGTGTCACCGCGTATGTCGGCGCCGTCGGGCCTCGGCCCGGTGCGGTGGTCGCCGCCGGTACCGGACTGATCGCCATCGGCACGGATCTGACGAGCTGGCGCCGCGCCGACGGCTGGGGGCATCTGCTGGGCGACTGCGGCGGCGGTGCCTGGATCGGGCGGGCCGGACTGGAGGCGGCACTGCGGGCGTACGACGGGCGGCCCGGTGGGTCCGCCGTGCTGCTGGCGCGCGCCGAGGAGGAGTTCGGTCCGATGCCGGGGCTGCCCGGCAAGCTGTACCCGCGGCCTGACCGGCCCGCCGTCCTCGCGTCCTTCGTGCCGCATGTGGCCGCGTGCGCGGACGGCGACCCGGTCGCCGCGGGCATCCTGCGCACGGCCGCCCGGCACATGGCCGAGTCCGCGGCAGCCGTCTGCCCGCCGGACGCGGACGCCCGGGTCGCCGTCACCGGCGGGCTGCTCAACATCGGCGCCCCGCTCGTCGTACCGCTGGAGGAGGAGCTGTCCCGACAACTGCCGCGCGCCCGCCGGGTCCCGTCCGCCG
This genomic window from Streptomyces sp. DG2A-72 contains:
- a CDS encoding N-acetylglucosamine kinase; its protein translation is MTGMGSGADAAPPDSARTTTPSGRARLADTPAGFLAVDSGGSGLRVVVATAQGDVKAQRESRVPVRTGARGIDPGHLVEQLVPMVRVLAAETGVQQLDTAVVGAAGLSTLGDALRAELPGALRQEFGVRTLALVADGVTAYVGAVGPRPGAVVAAGTGLIAIGTDLTSWRRADGWGHLLGDCGGGAWIGRAGLEAALRAYDGRPGGSAVLLARAEEEFGPMPGLPGKLYPRPDRPAVLASFVPHVAACADGDPVAAGILRTAARHMAESAAAVCPPDADARVAVTGGLLNIGAPLVVPLEEELSRQLPRARRVPSAGDPLDGSVRIATDLAAGAFTLPSDEAMLTVVTVEGD